The Paraburkholderia sabiae nucleotide sequence GCGCGATCGGCGTAGATGTCGGAATCGAACGCTTCGCCATGCTGAGCGATGGCTCGCACATCGCCTCGCTCAACAGTTCAGGAAGCACGAGAAGCGCCTCCCCACATACCAGCGGCGCATGGCGAAGAAGAAGTTCAGCCGGAACTGGAAGAAGGCCAATGCCCGCGTCCAGAACATTCACACTGACATCGCGGACGCCCGCAAAGGCTTCCTGCACACAGCTTCTGCAACGATTGGCAAAAACCACGCGCTCGTATGTATCGAAGGCCTGCAGACGCTCAACATGAGCAAGTCGGCAAGCGGTACCATTGAGGCGCCAGGCAAGAATGTCCGGGCAAAGGCCAGGCTCAATAGGTCAATTCTCGACCAACGCGGGCGCGAATCCCTGGCGCCAACTTGAGTACAAGACGCGGCTTGGTCCGGCGATATGCTGCTCGCGGTACCGGCGCACAACACGAGCCGCACGTGCCCGCGCTGCGCACACGTGGCAAAAGAGAACCTGAAGATTCAAGCCCGGCTGGCGTGTATGTCGTGCGGATATGAGAATCACGGCGACGTCGTCGGTGTAATCAATGTTACAGGGCGCTGACAGCTGGCTTCGCGCTGCGCACTGGTTGACACGAGTCAGAACGGATTCCTTACAGCGAGACGAAAAAAACCCGCCGACGTCGTGGGAGCATCGGCGGGGACAAGAGCTCGACGGGATTTTTCCGAGGGCCTTCCCGCGAGTGACCGGGAGCGATTGTACGTCCGCCGGGACGACGATCGAACATTGCGGCGGAATCGTCTCCGATGTTGTCTGCAAGCGCTCACAAGCCAAGGCGCAGCGGTCGCGGACGCTCTCCGCTCGCGTGAACTCGAAAGGCCCTTGCTGCATGAAAGATGAGTAGTCAGTCGACTACCTGAAGAGGTATGGCCGGGATTCGTGAATACCCGAAGCTTCAGATATTAACGAATCCCGGCCAGGCCTCCTGAAGGACGGGTATCGATGATGTGATGGTATACGGCCAACTGGCATGACTGCTGGATGGCAGATCGGCGAACGCCAGGACAAGCCCGAGGCCTCTTCGCTTATGGTCACGTGTATAAACTGAATCGCTGGCTCACAGCTCGCTGCCTGACATCAGCCAGGCGTCGCATTTAGCACCTGTTCGCCTCTTGGACAGCCCGCGAAGTAAGCGGGCGGTCAAGCTGTCCGATTCCCCTTCGATTGGCCTTGCTCATCGAAAAGTGCCAACACTTCGGCTACTGAGTAGTCCGGCAGTTGCTTGGCAAGCACTTCCCAAAAAATCACATCGTGCATAGCACTGGCGTCTTCTTCCGTCTTCCACGCTCTCGCGCCCACAATTGAGTCTGCGGTCTCGCATGCAGCTTCGACGATGGTTCGAATGTCTTCTTTACGCATAAATACTTTATCGGTCGCGCGTCTTCATTCTGTAGCCCGGTCAGCAAACGTTCGTCTACCGGACTGCCGACTTTGGTCTTGTACAATCAGTGACAAGATGTCGAGAGCGAATTGTACAGGCACGCTCGTGCGATGCAGACAGTCGGCGGATCGCGCAAACATTCTGTCCGAGAATACGAGGGAACTGGTTCCAAAAAATATTGCTACAGACCGCATAAGGTCGAGAGATTCCGACGACGCCACAATCACCCTTGACTGCCGCGACTTGGCAAGAAATTCCCCGTTAAAATGAGACGCACTGTCAATTGCGGCACAATTTTCCGCTAAAATAGTCGATCTCCACGTGGGCGATCGCATCGCCTACTGAATTCGCCCACGGCTGGCTAGCCTAGCACGCGGCTTCACTGTGAAAATGGTCCGAAGAGCCCATCGTTGCGAACTCACGAGTTCGATACATCGTCTTCTCGGAAGCAAATATGTAATGGAATCAGACAAACGTTGGTCGCTGCAGTGGAGCAAGTCCAATTGGGCGCTAACGCGTACCGACATCCTGGTATTCGAGGGCTTTGCGCTGCCGGAAGTTGCATTGGTTATTGAAATATTCCATAAAGCGAACGCTCTAATCGCGAGCCTCCCGGAAAGCCCTCCACCCTACGAAGTCACGTTGCTTTCAGCTGCGGGCGGACGCGTTGCGAGTTCGTCATCAGTCTTGGTGTGGACAGAACACTTAGACTGCCGCCGCCGCAAGGACGATAAGCGATTGGTCTTCATCGCGGGCGGATCCGGAGCACGCGACGCATGTAAGGAGCAGCGCATGGTCGAATGGCTATCTCGGCAGCATTCGTCCAGTGAACTGATTCAGCCGATTGCGGAGGGACGATGTGTGTTGGAGGCGGCCGGCCTCTCGACTACGGAGCCATCCTCCTGTGGCGACACATCGGTCCGCGAAACAAACACTTCTCTGACGCAGCCCTTGCCGCATTACGAATCGTCGAACAAGACCTTGGCACAAGTATCGCCAAGCTGATTTCAGTGTCGCTTTCCACGCATCAGGCCGCGCCCTCCAGTGAGATGCCTGAGACGGTTGCGGAACGACTGCCAAGCAGCAACATTCAAATCGCGGTTCGTTGGATGGACGCAAACATCGCGTCCCCGATCTCCATCGACGCCGTAGCGGACGCCGCGGCAATGAGCCAGCGCAACTTTCTGCGCCGGTTCAGGAAAGAGACAGGCATGACGCCGTCCGACTATTTGCTGCGCGCGCGGCTCAACCTCTGCTGCAGGTTGCTCGTGGAGACGCGTTTGCCCGTTGACAAGATCGCGCGTCGCTGTGGCTTTAGCGGTGGCGCACAATTGGCGAAGCTCTTCCGAAAGTCTTTATCAACCACGCCGACAGCATACCGTGAGGCGCTGAAGGCACCTCCAGTGGGCAAGTCCTCCTCCGGCGGAACATAGCTCCCGCGTTTTGCCAAAACCGTGTCGCATGCCGCCGTCCCTGCGCATAGCGAGGCATACCCCTCTCTCTTCGCGATAGACTTCGGCCTGGAATGCGAAGGACGTGCAGGTAGGCCAGCCTTGTCCTTCGACTTTACAGCCGCGGCTCCGACGAGCAGCGGCTTCTTTTTCGTTAGAGCTTGCCGGAGAGCGAGTGGAAATGGCAGATGGCCTCGCGACTCGCGCGCTCAGAGGCTCGTTCCATTATGCGTTTGACATGAACCCATCAATTTTCTTAGCGGTTCGTGTGCGCCTGCTACCACAATCAAGCTCCTCAAGGCAAATGCATTCGACATGATTCGCGGCTAAAGCAAAACTATTTTTGCAATATCGCGAAATGGACTTTGCTTTGCACTGTTCCAATAAATCCGACTTCGAATAATGGTGTAAGAGATTTGCTTGGTTAGCGAGTGCGATCATCACGAGCACTGGAGCGTGACGAGATAATAAAAGGTCACTGTACAGACGCCCCTAGTACGGTGCTCTTCACGCCTGGCCCCGCATCAAAGTGTCAAAGCGCGCATCACCGCGGCTCCGCCGCGAGCCAGTGAGAGCAATAGGCTGAAATACCAGTTTCGATTGACTTCTACGGTCAAGATGTTGGCGCATTCAGCCATTCGTCTGCGCCACTTGGCGAATTACGTGCGGTAAACCCGATAATCATGAGGAAAGTCCTTTACAGCGACGCCGAATACATATTCCCGGGGAAAGTACGATGGAGTTTGCTCGCACCATGTCGCCGCCGAACGTGCTTCAGTCAGACGCACCGTCGAAAATGCAAAATATCAAGCGAATAGACATAGCGCTATTCGATGGATTTGCGCTACCTGATACGGCTGCCGTCATAGAAATTTTCCATAAGGCTAACGCATTGCTCGTGCAGCGCCATGACTCACTGCCACGATACGAAGTCTCCCTGTTGTCGACTTCGGGCGGGCGTATTGCGAGCTCCTCTGCAGTGTATGTCTGGACGGAAAGCGTCGACTCACGTCGGGATGAACGCGACATCCATAGGCTATTCATCGCAGGTGGAATTGGCGCCCATCGCGCATTGCACGACGAGCGTCTAATCCCATGGTTGCGTCGGGCATGTCAGGCTTCCCGTACCGTTCACCCGATTGCCGAGGGACGCTTATTGTATGAGGCTACCGACTCAAACGAAAGCTGCGACGAACGAACCGACCGGGCTGGCGTCGGTAGCCGCGAGGTCGCACCTAGACTGTACGACGAAAGCATGAGACCGGTGCGCGCAGCTTTGGACATCGTCACCAAGGACTTGGGCGCGGAGTTGGCCCAAAGCATTGCCCAATCCATGGCGCCACAAGGCGATACATCTGTCGACGAATTCTTCCAAGCGAAGTTGAACACGAACGTCAGCGACAAGATCAACGCGTCCGCGCGATGGATTGAAGAGAACGTCGGTCGATCAGTCTCGATGGACCATGCAGCAAAGGTCGCGGCAATGAGCGAACGAAACTTTCTGAGACGTTTCAAGAACGAGATGGGGATGACCCCGTCCGACTATCTGCTATATGCGCGGCTGAATCTGAGCTGCCGGATGCTTGTAGAAACGCGTCTGCCCGTGGATAAGATTGCGCGCCACTGCGGGATTGGTAGCGGAGGACATCTTGCCAAGTTGTTCCGGAAGCATCTGTCGACGACACCTACCGATTATCGGAAACGCAAGGAAGCGTCGTGTGCTGTCCCTGGCAGCTGCAGCAAAGCAAAAAGCATCAACATCGATGCGGGCGTCATGGCGATGGCACTTTACCCCGGCCCGACGCTCGCTCTGACTTCGGTGCACAATCGTCGAAAGCGAAGGCCACTTGCTGTCTGCCAATAGCCCGTCTGTCTCGTAGACACTCCCTCTCGTACCTTAGGACACAACCTCATGTGTGGCATTGTAGGCGCCGTTGCGCACCGAAATATTGTTCCCGTCCTCATCGAAGGATTGCGACGCCTCGAATATCGTGGATATGACTCGTGCGGCATGGCCGTGCTTACAGCCGACGGTCCTCATCGGGTTCGCAGTGTTGCACGCGTGGCCGAACTTGACGAACAGGTGAGCAATGCCCGCTTCGAGGGCGTCACTGGCATCGCGCATACGCGCTGGGCGACGCATGGTGCAGCGACCATAAACAATGCACATCCGATTGTCTCGAGCGGTTCTCTGGCTATCGTACATAACGGGATCATCGAGAACTATGAGATCCTCCGCGAAGCGCTGCGTCGCCAACACTATGAGTTCGTCTCACAAACGGATACCGAGGTCATCGCACACCTGATTCATAGCCTCTA carries:
- a CDS encoding transposase translates to MAKKKFSRNWKKANARVQNIHTDIADARKGFLHTASATIGKNHALVCIEGLQTLNMSKSASGTIEAPGKNVRAKARLNRSILDQRGRESLAPT
- a CDS encoding transposase — protein: MLLAVPAHNTSRTCPRCAHVAKENLKIQARLACMSCGYENHGDVVGVINVTGR
- a CDS encoding type 1 glutamine amidotransferase family protein is translated as MESDKRWSLQWSKSNWALTRTDILVFEGFALPEVALVIEIFHKANALIASLPESPPPYEVTLLSAAGGRVASSSSVLVWTEHLDCRRRKDDKRLVFIAGGSGARDACKEQRMVEWLSRQHSSSELIQPIAEGRCVLEAAGLSTTEPSSCGDTSVRETNTSLTQPLPHYESSNKTLAQVSPS
- a CDS encoding helix-turn-helix domain-containing protein, producing the protein MDANIASPISIDAVADAAAMSQRNFLRRFRKETGMTPSDYLLRARLNLCCRLLVETRLPVDKIARRCGFSGGAQLAKLFRKSLSTTPTAYREALKAPPVGKSSSGGT
- a CDS encoding GlxA family transcriptional regulator, with translation MEFARTMSPPNVLQSDAPSKMQNIKRIDIALFDGFALPDTAAVIEIFHKANALLVQRHDSLPRYEVSLLSTSGGRIASSSAVYVWTESVDSRRDERDIHRLFIAGGIGAHRALHDERLIPWLRRACQASRTVHPIAEGRLLYEATDSNESCDERTDRAGVGSREVAPRLYDESMRPVRAALDIVTKDLGAELAQSIAQSMAPQGDTSVDEFFQAKLNTNVSDKINASARWIEENVGRSVSMDHAAKVAAMSERNFLRRFKNEMGMTPSDYLLYARLNLSCRMLVETRLPVDKIARHCGIGSGGHLAKLFRKHLSTTPTDYRKRKEASCAVPGSCSKAKSINIDAGVMAMALYPGPTLALTSVHNRRKRRPLAVCQ